One part of the Aquila chrysaetos chrysaetos unplaced genomic scaffold, bAquChr1.4, whole genome shotgun sequence genome encodes these proteins:
- the LOC115337727 gene encoding uncharacterized protein LOC115337727 isoform X6 — MDGWRSPSPMRTLPYACFPQPCSFVLPGKNSSTSCWKVGERSRAAGKAPGTYLCSARGCWSSCRRRCRTACASSPGWRNRTSTSVPKLWLPLPGLFQGTEMKPDEVKGGHRVMTDFLTYNCLATDMDLYSDCLQSFWTCPHCDLHMPFTPLECMCHESACWPSKAPPGRSGRKLVQNLCPPQILPLQCLPAGFYLHPHGDPLAQEAAPVTGGSLGCSHQLVVEMMLGSSPIPGEMQETPIMGGRDPLHCYLHYSQVE, encoded by the exons ATGGATGGCTGGAGATCACCGTCCCCAATGCGGACTCTGCCCTACGCCTGCTTtccacagccctgcagcttcGTTCTGCCTGGGAAAAACTCCTCCACCAGCTGCTGGAAGGTCGGGGAGAGGAGTCGGGCTGCCGGCAAAGCTCCTGGGACATATCTGTGCTCGGCCAGGGGTTGCTGGAGTTCCTGCAGACGGAG GTGCCGTACCGCCTGCGCCAGCTCACCAGGCTGGAGAAACAGAACCTCTACATCGGTCCCCAAACTGTGGCTGCCGCTCCCAGGGCTTTTCCAGGGGACGGAGATGAAGCCCGACGAGGTGAAAGGTGGCCACAGGGTGATGACGGACTTTCTCACCTACAACTGCCTGGCT ACGGACATGGACCTCTACAGCGACTGCTTGCAGAGCTTCTGGACGTGTCCCCACTGCGATCTCCACATGCCCTTCACCCCCCTGGAGTGCATGTGCCACGAAAGTGCTTGCTGGCCCTCCAAGG ccccccccggaagAAGCGGCCGAAAACTCGTCCAAAACCTCTGCCCTCCACAGATCCTACCACTGCAATGTTTGCCAGCAGGATTTTACCTTCACCCCCACGGAGATCCTTTGGCACAAGAAGCAGCACCGGTGACCGGGGGCTCGCTGGGATGCTCTCACCAGCTGGTGGTGGAGATGATGCTGGGGTCCTCCCCAATCCCCGGGGAGATGCAGGAGACCCCCATAATGGGGGGGAGAGACCCCCTACACTGCTACCTCCATTACTCTCAG GTTGAGTGA
- the LOC115337727 gene encoding uncharacterized protein LOC115337727 isoform X3 produces the protein MDGWRSPSPMRTLPYACFPQPCSFVLPGKNSSTSCWKVGERSRAAGKAPGTYLCSARGCWSSCRRRCRTACASSPGWRNRTSTSVPKLWLPLPGLFQGTEMKPDEVKGGHRVMTDFLTYNCLATDMDLYSDCLQSFWTCPHCDLHMPFTPLECMCHESACWPSKAPPGRSGRKLVQNLCPPQILPLQCLPAGFYLHPHGDPLAQEAAPVTGGSLGCSHQLVVEMMLGSSPIPGEMQETPIMGGRDPLHCYLHYSQAEFLSFDSHQRALVRCLYWIKTSR, from the exons ATGGATGGCTGGAGATCACCGTCCCCAATGCGGACTCTGCCCTACGCCTGCTTtccacagccctgcagcttcGTTCTGCCTGGGAAAAACTCCTCCACCAGCTGCTGGAAGGTCGGGGAGAGGAGTCGGGCTGCCGGCAAAGCTCCTGGGACATATCTGTGCTCGGCCAGGGGTTGCTGGAGTTCCTGCAGACGGAG GTGCCGTACCGCCTGCGCCAGCTCACCAGGCTGGAGAAACAGAACCTCTACATCGGTCCCCAAACTGTGGCTGCCGCTCCCAGGGCTTTTCCAGGGGACGGAGATGAAGCCCGACGAGGTGAAAGGTGGCCACAGGGTGATGACGGACTTTCTCACCTACAACTGCCTGGCT ACGGACATGGACCTCTACAGCGACTGCTTGCAGAGCTTCTGGACGTGTCCCCACTGCGATCTCCACATGCCCTTCACCCCCCTGGAGTGCATGTGCCACGAAAGTGCTTGCTGGCCCTCCAAGG ccccccccggaagAAGCGGCCGAAAACTCGTCCAAAACCTCTGCCCTCCACAGATCCTACCACTGCAATGTTTGCCAGCAGGATTTTACCTTCACCCCCACGGAGATCCTTTGGCACAAGAAGCAGCACCGGTGACCGGGGGCTCGCTGGGATGCTCTCACCAGCTGGTGGTGGAGATGATGCTGGGGTCCTCCCCAATCCCCGGGGAGATGCAGGAGACCCCCATAATGGGGGGGAGAGACCCCCTACACTGCTACCTCCATTACTCTCAG GCTGAATTTCTGAGCTTCGATTCCCACCAACGGGCCCTTGTGCGTTGCCTTTACTGGATAAAAACAAGCCGATAA
- the LOC115337727 gene encoding uncharacterized protein LOC115337727 isoform X1 has product MDGWRSPSPMRTLPYACFPQPCSFVLPGKNSSTSCWKVGERSRAAGKAPGTYLCSARGCWSSCRRRCRTACASSPGWRNRTSTSVPKLWLPLPGLFQGTEMKPDEVKGGHRVMTDFLTYNCLATDMDLYSDCLQSFWTCPHCDLHMPFTPLECMCHESACWPSKAPPGRSGRKLVQNLCPPQILPLQCLPAGFYLHPHGDPLAQEAAPVTGGSLGCSHQLVVEMMLGSSPIPGEMQETPIMGGRDPLHCYLHYSQVSLAGSQKGFGVLGVFWWLLQLITDACIGAT; this is encoded by the exons ATGGATGGCTGGAGATCACCGTCCCCAATGCGGACTCTGCCCTACGCCTGCTTtccacagccctgcagcttcGTTCTGCCTGGGAAAAACTCCTCCACCAGCTGCTGGAAGGTCGGGGAGAGGAGTCGGGCTGCCGGCAAAGCTCCTGGGACATATCTGTGCTCGGCCAGGGGTTGCTGGAGTTCCTGCAGACGGAG GTGCCGTACCGCCTGCGCCAGCTCACCAGGCTGGAGAAACAGAACCTCTACATCGGTCCCCAAACTGTGGCTGCCGCTCCCAGGGCTTTTCCAGGGGACGGAGATGAAGCCCGACGAGGTGAAAGGTGGCCACAGGGTGATGACGGACTTTCTCACCTACAACTGCCTGGCT ACGGACATGGACCTCTACAGCGACTGCTTGCAGAGCTTCTGGACGTGTCCCCACTGCGATCTCCACATGCCCTTCACCCCCCTGGAGTGCATGTGCCACGAAAGTGCTTGCTGGCCCTCCAAGG ccccccccggaagAAGCGGCCGAAAACTCGTCCAAAACCTCTGCCCTCCACAGATCCTACCACTGCAATGTTTGCCAGCAGGATTTTACCTTCACCCCCACGGAGATCCTTTGGCACAAGAAGCAGCACCGGTGACCGGGGGCTCGCTGGGATGCTCTCACCAGCTGGTGGTGGAGATGATGCTGGGGTCCTCCCCAATCCCCGGGGAGATGCAGGAGACCCCCATAATGGGGGGGAGAGACCCCCTACACTGCTACCTCCATTACTCTCAGGTGAGTCTGGCTGGATCCCAAAAGGGATTTGGTGTTTTAGGGGTATTTTGGTGGCTCCTGCAGCTCATCACTGATGCTTGCATAGGGGCAACCTGA
- the LOC115337727 gene encoding uncharacterized protein LOC115337727 isoform X4 — MAGDHRPQCGLCPTPAFHSPAASFCLGKTPPPAAGRSGRGVGLPAKLLGHICARPGVAGVPADGGDVAVPYRLRQLTRLEKQNLYIGPQTVAAAPRAFPGDGDEARRGERWPQGDDGLSHLQLPGYGHGPLQRLLAELLDVSPLRSPHALHPPGVHVPRKCLLALQGPPRKKRPKTRPKPLPSTDPTTAMFASRILPSPPRRSFGTRSSTGDRGLAGMLSPAGGGDDAGVLPNPRGDAGDPHNGGERPPTLLPPLLSG, encoded by the exons ATGGCTGGAGATCACCGTCCCCAATGCGGACTCTGCCCTACGCCTGCTTtccacagccctgcagcttcGTTCTGCCTGGGAAAAACTCCTCCACCAGCTGCTGGAAGGTCGGGGAGAGGAGTCGGGCTGCCGGCAAAGCTCCTGGGACATATCTGTGCTCGGCCAGGGGTTGCTGGAGTTCCTGCAGACGGAGGTGACGTGGCC GTGCCGTACCGCCTGCGCCAGCTCACCAGGCTGGAGAAACAGAACCTCTACATCGGTCCCCAAACTGTGGCTGCCGCTCCCAGGGCTTTTCCAGGGGACGGAGATGAAGCCCGACGAGGTGAAAGGTGGCCACAGGGTGATGACGGACTTTCTCACCTACAACTGCCTGGCT ACGGACATGGACCTCTACAGCGACTGCTTGCAGAGCTTCTGGACGTGTCCCCACTGCGATCTCCACATGCCCTTCACCCCCCTGGAGTGCATGTGCCACGAAAGTGCTTGCTGGCCCTCCAAGG ccccccccggaagAAGCGGCCGAAAACTCGTCCAAAACCTCTGCCCTCCACAGATCCTACCACTGCAATGTTTGCCAGCAGGATTTTACCTTCACCCCCACGGAGATCCTTTGGCACAAGAAGCAGCACCGGTGACCGGGGGCTCGCTGGGATGCTCTCACCAGCTGGTGGTGGAGATGATGCTGGGGTCCTCCCCAATCCCCGGGGAGATGCAGGAGACCCCCATAATGGGGGGGAGAGACCCCCTACACTGCTACCTCCATTACTCTCAG GTTGA
- the LOC115337727 gene encoding uncharacterized protein LOC115337727 isoform X5 — MAGDHRPQCGLCPTPAFHSPAASFCLGKTPPPAAGRSGRGVGLPAKLLGHICARPGVAGVPADGGDVAVPYRLRQLTRLEKQNLYIGPQTVAAAPRAFPGDGDEARRGERWPQGDDGLSHLQLPGYGHGPLQRLLAELLDVSPLRSPHALHPPGVHVPRKCLLALQGPPRKKRPKTRPKPLPSTDPTTAMFASRILPSPPRRSFGTRSSTGDRGLAGMLSPAGGGDDAGVLPNPRGDAGDPHNGGERPPTLLPPLLSG, encoded by the exons ATGGCTGGAGATCACCGTCCCCAATGCGGACTCTGCCCTACGCCTGCTTtccacagccctgcagcttcGTTCTGCCTGGGAAAAACTCCTCCACCAGCTGCTGGAAGGTCGGGGAGAGGAGTCGGGCTGCCGGCAAAGCTCCTGGGACATATCTGTGCTCGGCCAGGGGTTGCTGGAGTTCCTGCAGACGGAGGTGACGTGGCC GTGCCGTACCGCCTGCGCCAGCTCACCAGGCTGGAGAAACAGAACCTCTACATCGGTCCCCAAACTGTGGCTGCCGCTCCCAGGGCTTTTCCAGGGGACGGAGATGAAGCCCGACGAGGTGAAAGGTGGCCACAGGGTGATGACGGACTTTCTCACCTACAACTGCCTGGCT ACGGACATGGACCTCTACAGCGACTGCTTGCAGAGCTTCTGGACGTGTCCCCACTGCGATCTCCACATGCCCTTCACCCCCCTGGAGTGCATGTGCCACGAAAGTGCTTGCTGGCCCTCCAAGG ccccccccggaagAAGCGGCCGAAAACTCGTCCAAAACCTCTGCCCTCCACAGATCCTACCACTGCAATGTTTGCCAGCAGGATTTTACCTTCACCCCCACGGAGATCCTTTGGCACAAGAAGCAGCACCGGTGACCGGGGGCTCGCTGGGATGCTCTCACCAGCTGGTGGTGGAGATGATGCTGGGGTCCTCCCCAATCCCCGGGGAGATGCAGGAGACCCCCATAATGGGGGGGAGAGACCCCCTACACTGCTACCTCCATTACTCTCAG GCTGA
- the LOC115337727 gene encoding uncharacterized protein LOC115337727 isoform X2, which translates to MAGDHRPQCGLCPTPAFHSPAASFCLGKTPPPAAGRSGRGVGLPAKLLGHICARPGVAGVPADGGDVAVPYRLRQLTRLEKQNLYIGPQTVAAAPRAFPGDGDEARRGERWPQGDDGLSHLQLPGYGHGPLQRLLAELLDVSPLRSPHALHPPGVHVPRKCLLALQGPPRKKRPKTRPKPLPSTDPTTAMFASRILPSPPRRSFGTRSSTGDRGLAGMLSPAGGGDDAGVLPNPRGDAGDPHNGGERPPTLLPPLLSGESGWIPKGIWCFRGILVAPAAHH; encoded by the exons ATGGCTGGAGATCACCGTCCCCAATGCGGACTCTGCCCTACGCCTGCTTtccacagccctgcagcttcGTTCTGCCTGGGAAAAACTCCTCCACCAGCTGCTGGAAGGTCGGGGAGAGGAGTCGGGCTGCCGGCAAAGCTCCTGGGACATATCTGTGCTCGGCCAGGGGTTGCTGGAGTTCCTGCAGACGGAGGTGACGTGGCC GTGCCGTACCGCCTGCGCCAGCTCACCAGGCTGGAGAAACAGAACCTCTACATCGGTCCCCAAACTGTGGCTGCCGCTCCCAGGGCTTTTCCAGGGGACGGAGATGAAGCCCGACGAGGTGAAAGGTGGCCACAGGGTGATGACGGACTTTCTCACCTACAACTGCCTGGCT ACGGACATGGACCTCTACAGCGACTGCTTGCAGAGCTTCTGGACGTGTCCCCACTGCGATCTCCACATGCCCTTCACCCCCCTGGAGTGCATGTGCCACGAAAGTGCTTGCTGGCCCTCCAAGG ccccccccggaagAAGCGGCCGAAAACTCGTCCAAAACCTCTGCCCTCCACAGATCCTACCACTGCAATGTTTGCCAGCAGGATTTTACCTTCACCCCCACGGAGATCCTTTGGCACAAGAAGCAGCACCGGTGACCGGGGGCTCGCTGGGATGCTCTCACCAGCTGGTGGTGGAGATGATGCTGGGGTCCTCCCCAATCCCCGGGGAGATGCAGGAGACCCCCATAATGGGGGGGAGAGACCCCCTACACTGCTACCTCCATTACTCTCAGGTGAGTCTGGCTGGATCCCAAAAGGGATTTGGTGTTTTAGGGGTATTTTGGTGGCTCCTGCAGCTCATCACTGA